In Motilibacter rhizosphaerae, one DNA window encodes the following:
- the murC gene encoding UDP-N-acetylmuramate--L-alanine ligase: MSAVPAPDPVPPADQLGRVHFVGIGGAGMSGIARILLARGASVSGSDARDSRALTALRALGATVHVGHAADNVSGADTVVVSSAIRPDNPELVEARARGLLVLPRAAALAAVMAGRRALAVAGTHGKTTTTSMLTVALQHCGADPSFAIGGSLNESGANAHNGSGDLFVAEADESDGSFLLYSPSAAIVTNVEADHLDHYGTGEAVAAAFEAFARRIQPGGFLVTCADDPGAVALARTASAEGIDVRSYGESAAAGVRIEDLYVAGSGSRFTAVVQGRRVGEVALQVPGRHNALNAAAALTTALGLGFSAAEVREGLERFSGTRRRFEAKGTAGGVRVFDDYAHHPTEIRATLSAARSVAHGGRLVVAFQPHRYSRTAAFRDEFGAALGLADAVVVMDVYAAGEDPVPGATGEAVAAAVPLPAGEVVYEPSWSAVAGRLAELARPGDLVLTLGAGDVTMIGPEALELLGARG; encoded by the coding sequence GTGAGCGCCGTGCCCGCCCCCGACCCCGTGCCGCCGGCCGACCAGCTGGGCCGCGTCCACTTCGTCGGCATCGGGGGTGCCGGGATGTCCGGCATCGCGCGGATCCTGCTCGCCCGCGGGGCGTCGGTCTCCGGCAGCGACGCACGCGACTCCCGCGCCCTGACCGCGCTGCGCGCGCTCGGCGCGACCGTGCACGTCGGGCACGCGGCGGACAACGTCAGCGGCGCCGACACCGTCGTCGTGTCGAGCGCGATCCGCCCGGACAACCCCGAGCTCGTCGAGGCCCGCGCCCGGGGCCTGCTCGTGCTCCCGCGCGCGGCCGCGCTCGCCGCCGTCATGGCCGGGCGCCGCGCCCTCGCCGTGGCCGGGACCCACGGCAAGACGACGACGACGTCGATGCTCACCGTCGCGCTGCAGCACTGCGGGGCCGACCCGTCGTTCGCGATCGGCGGCAGCCTCAACGAGTCCGGGGCCAACGCCCACAACGGCTCGGGCGACCTGTTCGTCGCGGAGGCCGACGAGAGCGACGGCTCGTTCCTGCTCTACTCGCCCTCCGCCGCGATCGTCACCAACGTCGAGGCCGACCACCTCGACCACTACGGCACGGGGGAGGCCGTCGCAGCGGCCTTCGAGGCCTTCGCGCGCCGCATCCAGCCGGGCGGCTTCCTCGTGACGTGCGCCGACGACCCGGGCGCGGTGGCCCTGGCGCGTACCGCATCCGCGGAGGGCATCGACGTGCGCAGCTACGGCGAGAGCGCCGCGGCGGGCGTGCGCATCGAGGACCTCTACGTCGCGGGGTCGGGCTCCCGCTTCACCGCGGTCGTGCAGGGCCGGCGCGTGGGCGAGGTGGCGCTGCAGGTGCCCGGGCGGCACAACGCGCTCAACGCCGCGGCCGCGCTGACGACCGCGCTCGGCCTGGGCTTCTCCGCCGCGGAGGTGCGTGAGGGGCTCGAGCGCTTCAGCGGCACCCGGCGCCGCTTCGAGGCGAAGGGCACCGCCGGCGGCGTCCGCGTCTTCGACGACTACGCCCACCACCCGACCGAGATCCGCGCGACGCTGTCCGCCGCGCGCTCGGTCGCGCACGGCGGCCGGCTCGTCGTCGCCTTCCAGCCGCACCGCTACAGCCGCACCGCCGCCTTCCGCGACGAGTTCGGCGCCGCCCTCGGCCTGGCCGACGCCGTCGTCGTCATGGACGTGTACGCCGCGGGCGAGGACCCGGTGCCGGGAGCGACCGGCGAGGCCGTGGCCGCCGCCGTGCCGCTGCCGGCCGGCGAGGTCGTCTACGAGCCCTCCTGGTCGGCCGTTGCCGGGCGCCTCGCGGAGCTCGCCCGCCCCGGCGACCTCGTCCTCACCCTCGGGGCCGGCGACGTCACGATGATCGGCCCCGAGGCGCTCGAGCTGCTCGGGGCGCGGGGATGA
- a CDS encoding cell division protein FtsQ/DivIB produces MTARRTAVRPGRAGRRPGGATVRVARESSRPAPQPVRRPWLSRRALVALLGVVTVLVLAGWVALGTSALGVHTVEVRGTDRVPAAAVRAAVGVRAGFPLPRVDPAAAARRVRALPAVASATVTRVWPHTLRVQVVERQPVAVVQKGSGWSYVDAAGTAFAAAPATAGRSADVPVIRTRRGDTGALRSAAAVVAVLPGAVLAQLTSVDADSVDSVTLRLHGGSSVVWGSPEGSARKAQVLAVLMRSVSGGTVYDVSAPEAPTVRGAPAPTPTG; encoded by the coding sequence ATGACGGCCCGCCGGACCGCGGTGCGCCCCGGCCGCGCTGGGCGCCGGCCCGGCGGGGCGACCGTCCGCGTGGCGCGCGAGTCGTCGCGGCCGGCTCCTCAGCCCGTACGCCGTCCCTGGCTCTCGCGCCGCGCGCTGGTCGCGCTGCTCGGCGTCGTGACCGTGCTCGTGCTGGCCGGCTGGGTGGCGCTCGGCACCAGCGCGCTCGGCGTGCACACGGTCGAGGTGCGCGGCACCGACCGGGTGCCCGCCGCGGCGGTGCGCGCCGCCGTGGGCGTCCGCGCCGGGTTCCCGCTCCCGCGCGTCGACCCGGCCGCGGCCGCCCGCCGCGTCCGGGCCCTGCCGGCGGTGGCCTCGGCGACCGTGACGCGCGTCTGGCCGCACACCCTGCGCGTGCAGGTGGTCGAGCGGCAGCCCGTCGCCGTCGTCCAGAAGGGCTCGGGCTGGTCCTACGTCGACGCCGCCGGCACCGCCTTCGCTGCCGCCCCGGCCACAGCCGGCCGCTCCGCGGACGTCCCCGTGATCCGTACGCGGCGGGGCGACACCGGCGCCCTGCGCTCGGCCGCCGCGGTCGTGGCCGTGCTCCCGGGAGCCGTGCTCGCACAGCTCACCAGCGTCGACGCCGACAGCGTGGACAGCGTCACGCTGCGCCTGCACGGCGGGTCGTCGGTCGTGTGGGGGAGCCCCGAGGGCTCGGCCCGCAAGGCCCAGGTGCTGGCCGTGCTCATGCGCTCGGTCTCCGGCGGGACGGTCTACGACGTCAGCGCACCCGAGGCGCCGACCGTCCGCGGCGCCCCGGCGCCGACGCCCACGGGCTGA